The stretch of DNA ACTATAACCGCTTTTACCACTTCTTTTTTCTTAACCTGCCCGCCGGGAATGGCATCTTTAACCGACGCCACTATAACATCACCAAGCGATGCGTATCTTGCCCTTGTTCCGCCAAGGACTTTTATGCACATTATCTCTTTTGCTCCGGAATTATCAGCTACTTCAAGCCTGGACTGTTCCTGAATCATTAGTTTTCACTCCCGTCTTTGATTTCGGCGGCTGCGTCCTGACGACCGCGTTTAACAACATTTACCACCATCCATCTTTTTCTTTTGCTTATAGGGGCCACTTCTTTAATTATTACGGTATCGCCCGCTTTGCATTCATTTTTTTCATCATGCGCAAGAACCTTTGTGGACCTTTTGATAATTTTCTTAAAAAGCGGATGCTGAACCTGCCTTGTTACCGTTACAGTAACTGTTTTATCCGCTTTATCAGAAGTTATTAATCCTTCCAGTGTCTTTCTGTTATTTTTTTCCGACAT from Candidatus Goldiibacteriota bacterium encodes:
- the rplN gene encoding 50S ribosomal protein L14, whose protein sequence is MIQEQSRLEVADNSGAKEIMCIKVLGGTRARYASLGDVIVASVKDAIPGGQVKKKEVVKAVIVRVKKKLRRKDGTYIRFDNNSAVIINDQNNPKGTRIFGPVARELREKNFLKIISLAPEVV
- the rpsQ gene encoding 30S ribosomal protein S17; its protein translation is MSEKNNRKTLEGLITSDKADKTVTVTVTRQVQHPLFKKIIKRSTKVLAHDEKNECKAGDTVIIKEVAPISKRKRWMVVNVVKRGRQDAAAEIKDGSEN